The Cololabis saira isolate AMF1-May2022 chromosome 18, fColSai1.1, whole genome shotgun sequence genome contains the following window.
CTGCGCTATTCTACACGATGGGCGAGGAAGCGGAGGACATATTAGTTTCCCTGCATCTCAGCCCTGAACAGGCGAATGAGTATGTGACTGTCAAAGAGAGATTAGATGCACACTTCATAACTCGCCGGAACGTGATCTTTGAAAGAGCAAAGTTTAACCAGCGGCAGCAAGAGACGGGCGAGCCGGCTGACTGCTTCATCACTGCGCTGCATTGTCTCGCGGAGCACTGCGGATACGGGGCTCTGCACGACCAGATGGTGAGAGACAGACTAGTGGTGGGTCTAAAAGACAAACGCTTGTCCGAACAGTTACAAATGGATCCTGAACTGACTTTAGAGAAAGCAGTTATCAGAGTTAAACAAAGCAAACAGTTGAAAAAGCAGCAAGAAATGTTGAAGACCAACTTTAAAGCTGactttacaaacacacagctgGATAATGTGCACGCGCAGCAAAGCAGCGGGGCAAGATCAAAGCAAGCCAAAATTCAGCCcagacagacatttaaaaaagcaCAGGACCGACAGTGCAAGAGATGTGGGGACATAAGAGGACATAATCTGCAACAATGTCAAGCAAGAGAAGCAACATGCAACCattgcaggaaaaaaaggacattaTGCAAGAGTTTGTCGAACAAAAAACCTTCATGAAGTGGATGTTGCAGCAACAGAGGCTGTAGATGACAATGGGATCGCTTTCCTGGGTTCAGTGGCAGCGGATTCATGTAGTAGCCCCTGGATGACAGCGATAAAAATGGACAATCAAGAAACAGTGTTCTAGATTGACACCGGTGCTGATGTGTCAACAGTTCCAGAAACACTGTACGCTCAGGGCCAGTTCGCCAGACTTGAGAGGGCGGAAAAGATCCTAAAGGGGCCAGGGAGAACGACCCTCAACGTCAGAGGCAAGTTCACAGCCTCTCtcactaaaagaaaaataactgtGAAAGAGGACATTTCTTGACCACTGCTTAGCCGGCCGGCAGCCACAGCACTGCAGCTCGTTGTCAGGCTGGACAacatcagccttgactgcaCAGAGACTATAAAGCAGGAGTTTCCAAAACTCTTCTCCGGTCTTGGCAAAATGGAGGGCGAGTACAACATCATACTCAGACCCGGAGCAAAGCCATTCGCAGTCTCAACACCCAGGCGCAtctcccttcccttccttccaaaGATTAAAGAGGAGCTGCACCGCATGGAACAACAAGGAGTCATATCAAAGGTGGAGGAGCCCACCGAGTGGTGTGCTCCTATGGTGGTGGTACCCAAGCGCTCAGGCAGAGGAGTTAGGATATGCACTGACCTCACTGAGCTGAACAAATCAGTGTTGAGAGAGAGGCACCCTCTTCCTTCTGTGGAAAACACGCTAGGACAGCTCGCCACAGCCAGAGTAACCATCCCAGTAACATCAGTGAGGTGAGACGCTTTCTTGGCATGACAAATTACCTGGGGAAATTTCTCCCCCACTTAGCCGAGAAGACCCGCCCACTCAGAGACCTGctgagaaagaaaaatatgtgGACATGGGGGTCACAACAGCAGCAAGCCTTCGACAGCATAAAGCAAGAACTGACTTCTCCTCCCGGGCTTGCTCTGTATGATCCTAACGCTGAAACACTGGTGTGCAGACTCGTCATCTTATGGGATGGGCGCTGTTCTCCTACAGCGGCGAGACGGGGCAGAGTGGAAACCAGTTGCGTATGCTTCAAGATCTCTCAGCAGCACCGAACAGCGATATGCCCAGATCGAAAAGGAGGCGCTGGCCTCCACGTGGGCCTGCGAGAGGTTTTCTGAGTTTCTCATTGGGAAAAGTTTCTTCATCGAGACGGACCACAAGCCTTTGGTTCCGCTACTAGGTTCGAGGAACCTAGATGAACTCCCACCACGCATACAACGGCTTCGCATGCGcctaatgagattttcttacaGCATATCTCATGTGGCCGGCAAAGAGATCACGACCGCAGACGTACTGTCCAGAGCACCCGTTAACAGCACATCTGAGGGTCAACACGAGGAAGAAATCAACCTGTATGCCGACTCTGTCGTGGCAGGCCTGCCAGCAACTGAGAGAAAACTCAGAGAAATTCAGACACATCAGGACGATGACGACATAATACGGCAGCTGAAGCTGTACTGTGCAGATGGCTGGCCAGACAAGTTCTCAATCGGAAGAGCGTTCCAACCCTATCTGCCATTTTCAGGTGAGCTCATAGTTCACAACGGCCTGCTGCTCTACGGCTGCAGAATCGTCATTCCGGCTTCACTCAGAGCAGACATGCTGACCAAGTTGCCTGAGGGTCACCTCGGCGTGACTAAATGCAGAGCAAGAGCTAAACAGTGGTAAACAGTAAACAGTGTGGTGGCCGGGCCTCAGCAGAGAGCTGACGAACTAGATAGAGAGCTGTGACACCTGCACCAGGGAGAGAACGAATCTCAGAGAAACAATGCTGCCCACTGACTTCCCATCGAGGCCATGGTCGACAGTGGGTGCAGACCTGTTTCAGATAGATAATAAACACTATTTAGTCATTGTGGACTATTTCTCCAGATACTTTGAAGTAGCCAAGCTCACGTCCACATCATCAGAAGGCGTGATTGAGCACTTCAAATCTATCTTTGCACGCCACGGGATTCCAGAAGTGGTGCGCTCAGATAACGGACCACAGTTTGAATCTGAGCCTTTCAGAAAGTTTGCCCTTGACTGGAACTTCAGACAAGTGACATCCATTCCACGCTTTCCGCAGAGCAACGGGGAAGCAGAGCGGGCCGTACGGACGATCAAAAGTCTCCTCAAGAAGTCGAGCGATCCCTATCTCGCTCTCATGGCCTACCGTGCTGCTCCACTAGCCAATGGACACTGTCCCACTGAGCTACTCATGGGTAGGAAAATCCGAACGACTGTTCCTGTCATTCCGTCCCAGCTCAAACCATCTTGTGCAGACATCTAGAATCTGAAAAGGTCAGAACAACGTTATagacaaaaacaacagcaaaactACAATCGAAGACACAGAGCACATGACATGCCGCAACTGCAACCCGGTGACCATGTGTGGGTCACAGACATGCGTCAGAGAGGCACAGGGGTTTCCCCGGCGGAGACACCGAGGTCCTATATCATCAAGACGCCCAGAGGTATTCTGTGCAGAAACCGATTCCACCTCTCGCCAACCTCTGTGGCACCTGAGAAATTCACCAACGCACCTGACACGTCACTGGAAAACACCGCTCCCGATGCAGTGAGCATGCCTGTCGCATCGGAGGTCCCGCAGGACTCTGGTCAACAGACTCCAGGGTGTGAGAGACGTTATCCCGCCAGAGTCAGGAAGACTTCGGTGCATTTACAACACTATGTGAGATGAAAACATACACTGAGTGACCTTTggggcagaataatcccctCACTCCAGTGAAGGGATTGGGCAGTCTACCCCATCCCTtgaacatacacatatacaccaTGTCAAACGcacaatacacacaaaaaaagaaaaaaaaaacagagagagatTGCTGTGGTGTGATATTTTGTGTTGATATTTTTGTTGATGTttacaaaagaaatgtttatgttCACAATTTGTTTAGAGAAGCACTGAGAAAAGGTTCATACCAGTGGTCTCAGGAATAAGCTAAGTGATAAGCTAAGTGAGAAGTCACAACTGTTCTTAATTGATAGGATATTATTGTTCTGATAATACTTGAATCCCTGAGGTACTAATAGTTACAGTTTGTGAACAAAGTAGAGTTTTACATAACAGTTCTCAATATGTTCATTCTTGCATCTCCCAGGTAAAGTCCCTTAATCAGAAAGGGGGATGTAGTGATAGGCTAATATGCCAGGTAGGAACCCTGGTATAGAGGCTGTGTTCCGGTGGTGGAACATTAATAAAGTTACTTCTGAAGTGGAATGAGTTGGCTTGCGGTCGTGAGTTTATATGCCTCCAAATAAGGTTTCGGTGTACCTATAAACAACTGAACAATCTGCTGGTCTAAGAGGAGTCGTGTCCGTCCCTCACCTGTGCAGGTGTCACAACTACGATGAACGTTCAGTCTGCCATCAACAGAGAGCTCTTCGTGCCTCGGGATGAGCGGATGCTGGTTGCAGTGGAGGTTCGCAGGAGGACCAAGAAGAGgatgtccttcctccctgctggaTCCAAAGGAGATTATGCAACATTCATCTGCGTTTCAGGTaaagctggggatcgattcaaatgtcaagaatcgattcgattccgattcttaagattcagaatcgattatcaagatttggttCAATCGTATTCGATtccattccgatattgatttgggttagtgttattaaaacttctttttcagctgttgcatgaattatatgactatgtagttctgcaacatatgaatactagtattatattgatattcaacagcaagtattgcagctaatgatgctgtaaggaccaatcagctcccagaatggtgatagaactgctttaggaaacatcgtgtggggcagaattatcaaacagattcagggaggaaacagagacggatgaaatcggttttattttttcccatttttgagaatttggtttttagcattttaggcaaatgtaaccccaagacagtatataaagcaatgcaattatgtatgcaattataactgaaaactttaatgttttcatacttttaaacatatttaaaggcaaaaacatggcactagttatgccaactccaacaaaacattccttttttgggcataaaccaaaaaaataccaaaagttgtaatgtaatgattaatgagtcaaataaaacacccaAATTCCTAGCAGTTGGTTTGATGTAGTGTGATAGGATTTGGGAgtggcaaataaaataatttcagtAAATGAAAAGCCTTTGTCAGGGCAGAATGTCCAGCGTGTTGGCTGCAGAGGGATTCCCAGCCTGGTGGCTCCTCATCAGGTGACTGTATTGTGACTGTGATCTTCTCTGCCCCAGTGTCCAACACCAGACCGCAGCAGCTCTTCATCACCAAGGTGAAGCGCTTTGTCGGCTCCCCCTCCTTCACCAGAAGGTCCCAGTGGACAGTGGAGCAGCTCCGGAAGGTCAACGGCATCAACCCCAACAAGGTTAGCGGCGTCTGTCCGTTCTCTCGTCATCAGCAGAACGCTTCACCAACCCAAGTGTTagcattttatgaaattgttaaaagtatGAAGGGTTTTTTCTCTAAGATTGTACTCTGGTGGTTGCTCTCAGCGCAGAACCACCTCCTGTTTTATGAGCAGACTgattagctgagttcttcttttctctgggttttggttgtTGTACATCTTTGCTGGGTTGGCATGTCGGATTACAGatagacaacagaaaatatacGGCTGAAAGCACGCCCGCCGatggggggggacaaacgggtctgttgtcctgggtccagggtaggggggggggggggggggggggggcagaactgaatttttatttttattttattcttattaaattatggaatcatttttcaaaatgtttaaaaatatgcccatttgtggaaaaaataagtagtatttgagttacataaaagcttgttgtttgttttgttcctaaTTTTCCTTGTGGTCAAGACTGAACCACTAAACCACTGAACCactaaaatggtttggccgctgatcaaaatttgatttaattcaaccattagaatggtcaaaatgtccggtcagcacaagtccggtgctcagaaaagaagagaaaagagaagaagagaagaagaaaatagaggcctcagagattctctacacaaatatttttaaaaggtggtgacggtgaagctggaattaataaagtcagcgtagagcaaggtaagaaacagttacaacgtttaccaaccttgtaacttaacctaactggctagctctaatgttaacgtccattagcttgtataaaaacctgaagagcagagggagaggagaggaagaggagaaggagagatccgggcgcaggggggcccatcttagattattttgtccggggccccggcaggactgtcagctggctTGGCTGAAAGTGTGgcatgtttaaatttctttccCTGCAGTTGATctcccagataaggttcaacagataaggttcaacatcggctcctataacgtacaaaacacctcccttttcagtataaataggACTGGATCAATGACcacagtgtgcatttctctcctacctatgtggtttgagaaaagtgcaacctccggctggaaaacattgtgcatgatataataaaagcttgtattaactttgattctgttccctggttttcttatggtgcaccagacaaatgaACATGCAGATCTTTCACGTCATGCATTTTAAATGTCACCCAGGACAGCCCGGAGTTCGACCTGGTGTTCGACAACGCCGCGGACCAGTGGGTGGCCGGCTCCTCTGCAGAGAAGTGCATCTTCATCCAGATCCTGTACCACGCCTGCCAGACACACTGGGGCGGGATACCCAAGAGCGTAGCACACCTGGGGAAGCTGGGAAAAGCAAGCCTGCAGAGAAGAGCCAGCCAGCCTGCCCCCTCTGAGACTGGGGGGGGTTCTAGAGAGTCTCCAAAATCCAGGACCCTGCAGGCCCGGAGGAAGAGCCTCGCTCCTCCCAGACAGACCGAGTTCATCAACTGCCAGTCCAAACTCACTGGAGGTGTGGTGAGATGGGtccttgaatgaatgaatgaatgaatgaatgaatgaatgaatgaatgaatgaatgaatgaatgaatgaatgaatgaatgaatggtttatttcggttaccgtattttccgcactataaggcgcaccttcaatgaatgacgtattttaaaacttttttccatGTATAAGGTGCACCACATTATAAGGGGCACTAAATATAAGGTAACATAccatactatagtggctggggttgagttagcatctacctgatggagctgcgctacaggaaatgctacaaaatcctacagcaaatgcaaatgcaaaaaaaaaaaacaagaaaaagaagaaaagtaccgtatgtcaaaaaaaaaaaaagaaaagtaccgtatgtcaaactttattaacaaaataaaaaccagctttgctccgtctcgtcaaagtctccattatgcgagtcagcgtcgctgctgttgtcttgaacgtctgtgacgattcctgacgtttttagcgccattacttcggcgacaccaactacattacccacaatccccctgactacagtaacagaaattactgtaatgatcatatataagacgcactgcattataaggcgcactgccgtttttttagaaaattaaaggcttttaggtgcgccttatagtgcggaaaatacggtacattacATTATATGCAACTTAACTTGTGTGCATGTAACTGACCAAACGTTATCATACGTATTTACACTAATCAGTTTCACACGATAAACAATAACACACAAACTCTGTGTGACCGAAAAAGGAGTTTAGGCTGAAACCGAGGCTTATTTTGGCCGATCCTGTACCATCCAAAAGATAACCCAGTTTATCAGTAATACAAAAGAACTGTAGAAAATGTATTCTCAATCGCTCTGCATAATTaaactactgtattttctggactataagccgctacttttttcataggttttcaaccatgcagcttatgcaaaggttctattctgtggatttttcttccaccgttcaggggcgctctaaccggaattagaatcaaaactaagacaaaataaatgcaaagaagaatacgctacttcttctttagcagatagaagtaagtagaagcagatttcaaacaaataaataaataccggttattttctcttggttctgtcccgttttaatcagcatggttgctgccgtgttaaaagccactgttaggaaaggatgtATTTATGgaaacaaacatgtacatcatttacagttcaaaatccttctgtacatgtaactatccaatctaacaacataaatatctgcggctaaatatcttctttttttttttttaaatagagcggatgctgcttatatgcaggtgcggcttatagtccagaaaatacggcatattcaaatcattttgcattctaatccttaattattttgtctttcagtattttttttaaactcaacagatatgatttcagtcctaggtcttttttttttcttcttcttatttgtatagcgtctaatacaacaaaagttgtctctagacgctttctagagacccagaacatgaacataaacccctcatcaattattacataaacaatggcaggtaaaaactcccatagtcgTGCTCTGGTGACCTTCACTTTGAGACGAGCGAGTTCCGGTGTTGTGTGTGTCGTCTCTGCAGGCGCCACCTCCATGAATCTGGTCGTGTACCGCTGCAAAGCTTTCCTCAACCGGGTGAAGAAAATGGTCGTGAAAGGACAGGGCCGCGCGTCGCGTCAAGGTAAGCTCTCAGAAACACAAGCTTCTGTAGCGCCGATGAAACTCTGACTTCTGATCTCTCATAGCTGACTTACAGGCCAAACACACACTGAGCCTGGGCCTCGTGCACTTCACCCGTTCttcacttatggcgcttttacactagaacctactcagcccgactccactcgcttTGCTCTCGTTTGTTTTCAATaaccagatcagaagtaggaggttggagagaagctgctatgacgtacttgattgtgtatctaaaggaagaagacaacaacagtaaagatgtagaacctggaggagatgatagatgtgctgctgggtctgtggcttgtgcttgatatcaagttaaaaatgagagtgagagaagcttcaagcggaaatgctttattttttttttctttgttcgtctcggtgctgctgaaaagtcagctggagccgtgagcagctatgaagagacagagctcctggtagatctggtcgttccttatcaccgtctagatccctttttaattctctcctcagcaccaggtttatgaacatctgcacctcagagttggacagaggtgtcttcagtattcacattgaTTACTCACTCAGGtaaaagtatagatactagagtttaaaaatactcctgtagaagttgaagtatcaactcaagttttttactcaagtaaaagtataaaaaagtactggtttcaaaactacttaaagtataaaagtaaaagtaatataagggggaaaaaagccattaaggacaaaagccattgaaaatgaatgcatcttagtataattcaaatatattaaagaaccatatatgtgtactattgagtattaacatgtgtttcagagagcagcagatatgatgactagttgcctataagtattgtaatggtgcaaaaagtcaaacttcagaggcatgttatcatttatcctaacctttattggaatgtacatccaagtttagttgcaggaatctgagggaacggatgtaagaacaaaactggacaagaacatctgaaacaaccacaaccaaattcactctatccggatggagcaatttaactggatagtttttattaaaggccgaaatgaaatagagtaacgaggctgtttttaaaatgtaaggagtaaaaagtacagataattgcgtgaaaatgtaaggagtaaaagtaaaaagtcgtctgaaaaagaattactccagtgaagtatagataaccaaaatttctacttaagtaaggtaacaaagtatttgtactttgttacttgacacctctgttccaTTTAAACTAAATCAGTCTCCGAGCCAGGAGGGAACAAAAGGCCGTCATGTTGGTTTCCCGCTGCATAAGTAGAGGAGAGTCCACAGGAGGCAAACAGAGCAATATATGGTGACGGCTCCACCGTTTTCCCACATATTTTGGAAAAAGTCTCAAAGATGTTttgccaaaataaataaagtttaggaCAAATCCAAAACATGTGCAGAAGAGTAGCAGGGGCCCGGCTGCATCTTTGGTGTTGTTAGTTTGACATTCAGGAGCGATACTGGAGTCAGTCTCTTCTGGACGTGTTTAAACACTTCACATTCAAGTTTTTGTAGCATTTCGGATAACTTGATTTGCTTTTCAAACGTTttatcttttgaaaaaaagatgcAGTTCATCCATGTCTGAAGGCTGGAACCCTCGTAAGTatggctgggtatcgattcaaatgtcaagaatcgattcaattccgattcttaatattcagaatcgattatcatgattcgattcaatcggatacgatattgatttggcttagtgttatttaaaatgttttttgagctgttgcctgaattgtatgactgtaaaataactagtgaaataataatttcacaataattattgtgaaataactaagaaataaataactcaaacaggcctttcaatatccatttaaagtgcaaaaaagaaagaaattgcaacagttcatgcagtaaacaaatcattttagcttatctaatttattctgtcaccacgcacacatattgccatgaagcacctggcatttttcagaagtgtcatgactaCTGggagttcacctggcgaaaatgatgaaaaaaaaaaaaatctatctttagacataagaaccgatttttaggaattaatatgagaatcgatttagaatcggaaaatcgattttttcaacacaggcctactcgtAAGCACGTCAGGAAACAGGGACCCCCTTCAGCCGAGGTCCGTGCGTGTGCAGCCGTGCATGTGTGGCCTGTTGAGGCTGTGAGGACGGTTTGGACGGGGATTGTTCCGGCTCACCGTCGTCTCTGCGTCGTTGTCTATTGTCCTGGCCTCGCTGCACCtcgctgcagcagcagaaagCTCTCTCTGTGATGTGGCCGTCGGCTGAAAGGACACATTGTTCCTTTCAGGGAGGTTTGTACAATGGCCGGTCTTTTGTTGGCCCGGAGCTGCGACAGTGACCGGGATTGCTGAGCTATTGAACCTACTGACATGGTCCGTGTAATGGATGGGAGGCATGCCAGGCTGTAGCAAGACACCGAGCTGGACTCCACTTGACGCTGCTGCCGCCCCAGTTGGCCCGCCTATGATAGGAAATGGATGAGGGACGTGTCCCGGTCCAGCTTCTGTCCTCAGTCtgcagtaggggtgtaacgatacactaatctcaccatacggtacgatacacgatattgaggtcacgataacgatacgatattatagcagtattttttttacaaccttgaatgaggaacatatgactggaaaaaatggtcttttatttgaaagacacaaaatacaaaacaatgctgtgcgtttgccctattgttacagtttgtaatactttataactgtttaagttttaaagagaaagccaggccaaccattttccacaaactgaactaaaagtaaatgtcaggtttgcattatgatcttcagtttcctacaagtacaaatatttacccacaaactgaatagtttctctcatttatgatttgacttttttcttcccagaaatttaacaacttaaattaaataaatacataaatgaaagtaaataaatacatacaattttacatcataaacagattgattcatgctcaccgtataagtgtaagaggagatttattttagttaagaaggttattttggtaattcagggttgattattttataaatatattctttatattctgatgtaaatcagggactataatgacactagtcagtttatctgtagtgattagtctgttttagattgggcggagtgatacgccacagtacggcactaggtgctgtgttgatgttctaaaatcctacactgttgagggacattaaagtacactggaactcagcagaagttgtccccgtgtt
Protein-coding sequences here:
- the stxbp6l gene encoding syntaxin binding protein 6 (amisyn), like isoform X1, with protein sequence MNVQSAINRELFVPRDERMLVAVEVRRRTKKRMSFLPAGSKGDYATFICVSVSNTRPQQLFITKVKRFVGSPSFTRRSQWTVEQLRKVNGINPNKDSPEFDLVFDNAADQWVAGSSAEKCIFIQILYHACQTHWGGIPKSVAHLGKLGKASLQRRASQPAPSETGGGSRESPKSRTLQARRKSLAPPRQTEFINCQSKLTGGATSMNLVVYRCKAFLNRVKKMVVKGQGRASRQEKGPAGHRATDRTMADVVHRMNVALGERGHRLTQAEDSTVKLMHKAQQFADTAHKLMQKYSK
- the stxbp6l gene encoding syntaxin binding protein 6 (amisyn), like isoform X2 codes for the protein MNVQSAINRELFVPRDERMLVAVEVRRRTKKRMSFLPAGSKGDYATFICVSVSNTRPQQLFITKVKRFVGSPSFTRRSQWTVEQLRKVNGINPNKDSPEFDLVFDNAADQWVAGSSAEKCIFIQILYHACQTHWGGIPKSVAHLGKLGKASLQRRASQPAPSETGGGSRESPKSRTLQARRKSLAPPRQTEFINCQSKLTGGATSMNLVVYRCKAFLNRVKKMVVKGQGRASRQGPAGHRATDRTMADVVHRMNVALGERGHRLTQAEDSTVKLMHKAQQFADTAHKLMQKYSK